A portion of the uncultured Draconibacterium sp. genome contains these proteins:
- a CDS encoding sulfatase — translation MTKIYCVIALAGLISFSSCQTKKDSKTVETMSGQPNVLFIAVDDLNTWLGCLKSYSNTKTPNMDKLASQGVLFSNAHCQAPLCGPSRASIMTGLRPSTTGIYGMIDDNKIRREDNEATREIIYLPEYFRNQGYYTMGIGKLFHSHAPDGVFDESGGRVKGFGPLPEKRFVWDGFGTSDRKNYGRTSTDWGAFPEADSLMPDHQSVDWVIERLNKSYDKPFFMGLGFLRPHVPLYVPQKWFDMHPIEGIQVAPYRSDDLDDVPPVALKINDLPMMPSTEWAKESGEWKNIIQAYLACVSFVDYEIGRVLDALENSEYAKNTVIVLWSDHGYRLGEKGTFAKHALWEPATNAPLMFAAPNLPKGKVVNTPAEMLSIYPTLLELCGLPSYDKIEGESLVQVMKGTGANSDDYALTTYGMNNHAVKARGFRYIQYEDGTEELYDHKSDPNEFINQSKNPEYKDEISLLKKYLPTTNVKWDSLSSYTFQPYFVEQKARTNGTDGEPVHVIGAAH, via the coding sequence ATGACTAAAATTTATTGTGTAATAGCATTAGCTGGATTAATCTCTTTTTCTTCCTGCCAAACAAAAAAGGATAGTAAAACGGTTGAAACAATGTCTGGTCAACCCAATGTTCTTTTTATTGCCGTCGACGATTTAAATACCTGGTTGGGGTGTTTAAAAAGCTATTCAAATACCAAAACACCAAATATGGATAAATTGGCATCACAGGGAGTTTTGTTTTCCAATGCACACTGTCAGGCCCCTTTGTGCGGTCCTTCCAGAGCATCAATTATGACTGGTTTGCGACCTTCAACTACGGGTATTTATGGTATGATTGATGACAATAAAATCCGAAGAGAAGATAATGAGGCAACAAGAGAAATCATTTATCTGCCCGAATATTTCCGTAACCAGGGGTACTACACTATGGGAATTGGGAAACTGTTTCATTCTCATGCACCGGATGGAGTTTTTGATGAATCCGGCGGTAGAGTTAAAGGATTTGGACCACTTCCTGAGAAGAGATTTGTTTGGGATGGTTTTGGAACATCAGACCGAAAAAATTATGGCAGGACAAGTACCGATTGGGGCGCTTTTCCTGAAGCAGATTCTCTAATGCCCGACCACCAGTCGGTAGATTGGGTGATAGAACGATTGAATAAAAGTTACGACAAACCATTTTTTATGGGACTTGGATTCTTACGCCCTCACGTGCCTTTGTATGTTCCTCAAAAATGGTTTGATATGCATCCGATAGAAGGAATTCAAGTGGCACCTTATAGATCAGATGATTTAGATGACGTTCCACCTGTGGCACTTAAAATTAATGATTTACCCATGATGCCATCAACCGAATGGGCAAAAGAAAGTGGCGAGTGGAAAAACATTATTCAAGCCTATCTGGCATGTGTAAGTTTTGTTGATTATGAAATAGGCCGTGTTCTTGACGCGCTTGAAAATAGCGAGTATGCTAAGAATACTGTAATTGTTTTATGGTCGGATCATGGATACCGTTTAGGGGAGAAAGGTACCTTTGCAAAACATGCACTTTGGGAACCGGCAACCAATGCACCCTTAATGTTTGCTGCGCCAAACTTACCCAAAGGGAAGGTTGTAAATACTCCGGCAGAAATGCTTTCTATCTATCCTACTTTGCTGGAATTGTGTGGACTACCTTCATATGATAAAATTGAAGGCGAAAGCCTTGTTCAGGTAATGAAAGGAACCGGGGCGAATAGCGATGATTACGCCTTAACAACATATGGCATGAACAACCATGCAGTAAAAGCCCGCGGATTCAGATACATTCAGTATGAAGATGGTACGGAGGAATTGTATGATCATAAGAGTGACCCAAATGAATTTATCAACCAGTCAAAAAATCCAGAATACAAGGATGAAATTAGTCTGTTGAAAAAATATTTACCAACCACCAATGTGAAGTGGGATTCACTTTCGTCATACACATTTCAGCCCTATTTTGTTGAACAGAAAGCCAGAACAAATGGTACGGATGGAGAACCTGTTCACGTAATTGGGGCAGCACATTAA
- a CDS encoding sulfatase: MNKLVIFALILVLFSSCKQEKKPNVIFILTDQWRASALGYAGNDIVRTPELDKFAKEAVNFNNAVSVCPVCTPYRASLLTGRFPTSTGMFLNDVYLPSEELCMAEIYKEANYSTAYLGKWHLDGHGRKNNVAPERRQGFDFWKGSECDHNYPKEHYYANNDPEIKYWEGYSTFAIANEAKKYMQDNAQKEKPFLLFVSLATPHFPHQTAPKEYMEMYTPDKLKLSANVTDDMQEWALKELQGYYAHCTATDKAIGEIIDKTKELGIYDNSIIVFTSDHGEMMGAHGYRPFMKHQAYSESSEIPFLISYPNMEMAKGKKAEAPITTPDILPSLLSLCNIKIPKSIEGYDLSGIVKDPSKDIDRVALFMNPCPFDIAYDDDEYRAIKTARYTYAKTPDGPSMLFDNEKDPLQLNNLVGNEDYAEIQQELDKQLMNELSRIGETEVKPREYYLEKFGFDGKKEFRDDLAIQDYNDVDVVVSPNLIEK, translated from the coding sequence ATGAATAAACTAGTCATTTTTGCTCTGATCCTTGTTTTATTTTCGTCGTGCAAACAAGAAAAGAAACCTAACGTTATATTTATTCTTACCGACCAGTGGCGAGCATCAGCATTGGGATATGCTGGTAATGATATTGTAAGGACACCCGAGTTGGATAAGTTCGCGAAAGAGGCAGTGAATTTTAACAATGCCGTCTCTGTTTGTCCTGTATGTACACCATATCGCGCTTCGCTTTTAACAGGGCGTTTCCCCACGTCAACCGGAATGTTCCTAAACGATGTGTATTTGCCGTCAGAAGAATTATGCATGGCTGAAATATACAAAGAAGCCAATTACAGTACCGCTTATCTTGGAAAATGGCATTTAGACGGACATGGCCGAAAAAATAATGTAGCTCCCGAACGTCGTCAGGGTTTCGATTTTTGGAAAGGTTCGGAATGTGACCATAATTATCCTAAAGAACATTATTACGCGAACAACGATCCTGAAATAAAATATTGGGAGGGTTATTCAACCTTCGCCATTGCTAATGAAGCAAAAAAATACATGCAGGATAACGCACAGAAAGAGAAGCCCTTTTTGTTGTTCGTTTCTTTGGCAACACCGCACTTTCCGCATCAAACGGCACCAAAAGAATACATGGAAATGTATACTCCTGATAAATTGAAGTTAAGTGCTAACGTTACAGACGATATGCAAGAGTGGGCTTTAAAAGAATTACAAGGATACTATGCGCATTGTACAGCTACCGATAAAGCCATTGGCGAAATTATCGACAAAACAAAAGAATTGGGAATCTACGATAATTCCATAATTGTGTTTACTTCCGACCATGGCGAAATGATGGGGGCACACGGGTATCGTCCATTTATGAAACATCAGGCTTATTCCGAATCATCAGAAATACCTTTTCTGATTTCATATCCTAATATGGAAATGGCCAAGGGTAAAAAGGCTGAAGCGCCAATTACTACCCCTGATATTTTACCGTCTTTATTGTCGCTTTGTAATATCAAAATACCTAAAAGTATTGAAGGCTATGATTTATCGGGAATTGTTAAAGACCCATCGAAAGACATAGACAGGGTAGCGTTGTTTATGAATCCTTGCCCTTTTGATATTGCATATGATGATGATGAATATAGAGCAATAAAAACGGCCAGATATACCTATGCGAAAACACCCGATGGCCCGTCAATGCTTTTTGATAATGAAAAAGACCCCTTGCAGTTAAATAACCTGGTTGGAAATGAAGACTATGCTGAAATTCAGCAAGAACTCGACAAGCAATTAATGAATGAGCTGTCGCGCATTGGCGAAACAGAAGTAAAGCCTCGTGAGTATTACCTGGAAAAGTTTGGTTTCGATGGAAAAAAGGAGTTTCGGGACGATTTGGCAATTCAGGATTACAACGATGTAGATGTTGTGGTATCTCCTAATCTTATTGAAAAGTAG